One window from the genome of Oncorhynchus kisutch isolate 150728-3 linkage group LG21, Okis_V2, whole genome shotgun sequence encodes:
- the ppil6 gene encoding putative inactive peptidyl-prolyl cis-trans isomerase-like 6 isoform X1 — protein sequence MTSEVYLEIVGLMKEHHFQIAKSIAEGLKQKFPTSFLDPTIRPLLECDWHVYLTNKKRELKGEVWQFSSNLMCFVNGCLLGNEKDLTSWAEKQWEFTLIRPDALYLALADDYYSKHLLSTGHTFVYMDISIRGDSVGRLLFELFTELCPKTCKNFQALCTGEAGLSQSDLILSYKGSVFHRVVPNGWIQGGDISAPGKGNGGESIYGPTFEDESFAVSHSRRGILGMANQGPHSNSSQFYITLQPALWMDRQYVAFGQVVEGTEVLRRLEEVSTYNERPKQDCKVADCGVFEP from the exons ATGACTTCTGAAGTTTACCTGGAAATCGTGGGTTTGATGAAAGAACACCATTTTCAAATTGCTAAGAGCATTGCCGAG GGACTGAAACAGAAGTTTCCCACCTCGTTTTTGGATCCAACAATTCGTCCATTACTCGAATGTGACTGGCATGTGTATCTAACCAATAAGAAAAGG GAGCTGAAAGGGGAGGTCTGGCAGTTCTCCAGCAACCTAATGTGTTTCGTGAATGGTTGTCTCCTTGGCAACGAGAAGGACCTGACCAGCTGGGCTGAGAAGCAGTGGGAGTTTACACTTATCCGTCCAGATGCACTATACCTGGCCCTCGCTGACGACTACTACTCTAAACACCTCCTCAGCACTGGG CACACGTTTGTTTACATGGACATTTCGATCCGAGGGGACTCGGTTGGAAGATTACTGTTTGAG CTGTTTACAGAGCTGTGTCCGAAGACGTGTAAAAACTTCCAGGCTCTGTGTACAGGGGAGGCAGGCCTGTCACAGAGTGACTTAATCCTGTCCTACAAGGGTTCTGTGTTCCATCGTGTGGTGCCCAACGGCTGGATACAGGGGGGAG ATATTTCTGCACCAGGCAAAGGCAACGGAGGGGAGTCAATCTACGGGCCAACTTTTGAAG ATGAGAGCTTTGCAGTCTCCCACAGTAGGAGGGGCATCCTGGGAATGGCCAACCAGGGTCCTCATAGCAACAGCTCTCAGTTCTACATCACCCTGCAGCCCGCCCTTTGGATGGACAGACAATATGTGGCTTTCGG TCAAGTGGTTGAAGGCACAGAGGTTCTGAGGAGACTTGAAGAAGTCTCAACCTACAATGAAAGACCCAAACAAGACTGTAAAGTAGCAGACTGTGGAGTGTTTGAACCCTGA
- the ppil6 gene encoding putative inactive peptidyl-prolyl cis-trans isomerase-like 6 isoform X3, which yields MTSEVYLEIVGLMKEHHFQIAKSIAEELKGEVWQFSSNLMCFVNGCLLGNEKDLTSWAEKQWEFTLIRPDALYLALADDYYSKHLLSTGHTFVYMDISIRGDSVGRLLFELFTELCPKTCKNFQALCTGEAGLSQSDLILSYKGSVFHRVVPNGWIQGGDISAPGKGNGGESIYGPTFEDESFAVSHSRRGILGMANQGPHSNSSQFYITLQPALWMDRQYVAFGQVVEGTEVLRRLEEVSTYNERPKQDCKVADCGVFEP from the exons ATGACTTCTGAAGTTTACCTGGAAATCGTGGGTTTGATGAAAGAACACCATTTTCAAATTGCTAAGAGCATTGCCGAG GAGCTGAAAGGGGAGGTCTGGCAGTTCTCCAGCAACCTAATGTGTTTCGTGAATGGTTGTCTCCTTGGCAACGAGAAGGACCTGACCAGCTGGGCTGAGAAGCAGTGGGAGTTTACACTTATCCGTCCAGATGCACTATACCTGGCCCTCGCTGACGACTACTACTCTAAACACCTCCTCAGCACTGGG CACACGTTTGTTTACATGGACATTTCGATCCGAGGGGACTCGGTTGGAAGATTACTGTTTGAG CTGTTTACAGAGCTGTGTCCGAAGACGTGTAAAAACTTCCAGGCTCTGTGTACAGGGGAGGCAGGCCTGTCACAGAGTGACTTAATCCTGTCCTACAAGGGTTCTGTGTTCCATCGTGTGGTGCCCAACGGCTGGATACAGGGGGGAG ATATTTCTGCACCAGGCAAAGGCAACGGAGGGGAGTCAATCTACGGGCCAACTTTTGAAG ATGAGAGCTTTGCAGTCTCCCACAGTAGGAGGGGCATCCTGGGAATGGCCAACCAGGGTCCTCATAGCAACAGCTCTCAGTTCTACATCACCCTGCAGCCCGCCCTTTGGATGGACAGACAATATGTGGCTTTCGG TCAAGTGGTTGAAGGCACAGAGGTTCTGAGGAGACTTGAAGAAGTCTCAACCTACAATGAAAGACCCAAACAAGACTGTAAAGTAGCAGACTGTGGAGTGTTTGAACCCTGA
- the ppil6 gene encoding putative inactive peptidyl-prolyl cis-trans isomerase-like 6 isoform X2 has product MTSEVYLEIVGLMKEHHFQIAKSIAEGLKQKFPTSFLDPTIRPLLECDWHVYLTNKKRELKGEVWQFSSNLMCFVNGCLLGNEKDLTSWAEKQWEFTLIRPDALYLALADDYYSKHLLSTGHTFVYMDISIRGDSVGRLLFELFTELCPKTCKNFQALCTGEAGLSQSDLILSYKGSVFHRVVPNGWIQGGDISAPGKGNGGESIYGPTFEDESFAVSHSRRGILGMANQGPHSNSSQFYITLQPALWMDRQYVAFGCSSG; this is encoded by the exons ATGACTTCTGAAGTTTACCTGGAAATCGTGGGTTTGATGAAAGAACACCATTTTCAAATTGCTAAGAGCATTGCCGAG GGACTGAAACAGAAGTTTCCCACCTCGTTTTTGGATCCAACAATTCGTCCATTACTCGAATGTGACTGGCATGTGTATCTAACCAATAAGAAAAGG GAGCTGAAAGGGGAGGTCTGGCAGTTCTCCAGCAACCTAATGTGTTTCGTGAATGGTTGTCTCCTTGGCAACGAGAAGGACCTGACCAGCTGGGCTGAGAAGCAGTGGGAGTTTACACTTATCCGTCCAGATGCACTATACCTGGCCCTCGCTGACGACTACTACTCTAAACACCTCCTCAGCACTGGG CACACGTTTGTTTACATGGACATTTCGATCCGAGGGGACTCGGTTGGAAGATTACTGTTTGAG CTGTTTACAGAGCTGTGTCCGAAGACGTGTAAAAACTTCCAGGCTCTGTGTACAGGGGAGGCAGGCCTGTCACAGAGTGACTTAATCCTGTCCTACAAGGGTTCTGTGTTCCATCGTGTGGTGCCCAACGGCTGGATACAGGGGGGAG ATATTTCTGCACCAGGCAAAGGCAACGGAGGGGAGTCAATCTACGGGCCAACTTTTGAAG ATGAGAGCTTTGCAGTCTCCCACAGTAGGAGGGGCATCCTGGGAATGGCCAACCAGGGTCCTCATAGCAACAGCTCTCAGTTCTACATCACCCTGCAGCCCGCCCTTTGGATGGACAGACAATATGTGGCTTTCGGGTGT TCAAGTGGTTGA